A section of the Etheostoma cragini isolate CJK2018 chromosome 12, CSU_Ecrag_1.0, whole genome shotgun sequence genome encodes:
- the mfsd14a2 gene encoding MFSD14 family MFS transporter: MTGEKKKKKRLNRSILLAKKIIIKDGGSPQGIGEPSVYHAVVVIFLEFFAWGLLTTPMLSVLHQTFPQHTFLMNGLIHGVKGLLSFLSAPLIGALSDVWGRKSFLLLTVFFTCAPIPLMKISPWWYFAVISMSGVFAVTFSVIFAYVADITQEHERSTAYGLVSATFAASLVTSPAIGAYLSVAYGDTLVVILATAIALLDICFILVAVPESLPEKMRPASWGAPISWEQADPFASLRKVGQDSTVLLICITVFLSYLPEAGQYSSFFLYLRQVISFSSATVAAFIAVVGILSILAQTVVLGILMRSIGNKNTILLGLGFQILQLAWYGFGSQPWMMWAAGAVAAMSSITFPAISAIVSRNADPDQQGVVQGMITGIRGLCNGLGPALYGFVFYLFHVELTDADGSEKGAKPNMANPTDESAIIPGPPFLFGACSVLLSLLVALFIPEHTGPGMRPGAYKKHSNGAQSHSHSPQGSGAEGKEPLLEDSSV; encoded by the exons ATGAcgggggagaaaaagaagaaaaagcggCTGAACCGCAGCATTCTTCTTGCaaagaaaattataataaaagatGGAGGAAGT CCTCAGGGAATCGGTGAGCCAAGTGTTTACCATGCTGTGGTGGTCATCTTCCTGGAGTTTTTTGCATGGGGTCTTCTTACCACCCCAATGCTTTCG gtgTTACACCAGACATTCCCCCAACACACATTCCTGATGAATGGGCTTATCCATGGTGTCAAG GGCCTATTGTCATTCCTGAGTGCTCCGCTGATTGGCGCGTTGTCAGACGTATGGGGACGCAAATCCTTCTTGCTGCTAACTGTCTTCTTCACCTGCGCACCTATTCCACTGATGAAGATCAGCCCATG GTGGTACTTTGCAGTCATCTCCATGTCCGGCGTCTTTGCCGTCACCTTCTCTGTGATCTTTGCCTATGTGGCAGACATCACACAGGAGCATGAGAGGAGCACAGCATACGGTTTG GTATCTGCTACCTTTGCGGCCAGCCTGGTTACCAGCCCGGCCATCGGAGCCTACCTGTCTGTGGCCTATGGTGACACCTTGGTGGTAATCCTGGCCACCGCCATTGCCCTGCTCGACATCTGCTTCATCCTGGTGGCTGTACCGGAGTCGCTTCCAGAGAAGATGAGGCCAGCATCATGGGGAGCACCCATCTCCTGGGAGCAAGCGGACCCCTTTGCT TCTCTGCGTAAAGTGGGCCAGGACTCCACGGTGCTCCTCATCTGTATCACAGTGTTCCTCTCCTACCTCCCCGAGGCCGGCCAGTACTCCAGCTTCTTTCTCTATCTCAGACAG GTCATAAGCTTCTCATCAGCGACAGTGGCTGCCTTTATTGCTGTTGTGGGGATCCTCTCAATACTAGCCCAG ACTGTGGTGTTGGGCATCCTGATGCGTTCCATAGGGAATAAGAACACAATCCTACTCGGCCTCGGCTTCCAGATCCTACAGCTGGCGTGGTACGGCTTTGGCTCTCAACCCTG GATGATGTGGGCTGCTGGAGCTGTTGCAGCCATGTCCAGCATCACTTTCCCTGCCATCAGCGCCATTGTGTCCCGTAATGCAGACCCCGACCAACAAG GTGTTGTCCAGGGGATGATTACTGGAATCCGGGGCCTCTGTAACGGTTTGGGCCCGGCTCTTTACGGTTTTGTCTTCTACTTGTTCCACGTGGAGCTTACCGACGCAGACGGCTCTGAGAAAGGTGCCAAACCGAACATGGCCAACCCCACTGATGAG aGTGCCATCATCCCCGGTCCTCCCTTCCTGTTTGGTGCATGCTCAGTGCTGCTGTCCCTGCTCGTGGCCCTGTTCATCCCCGAGCACACAGGGCCCGGCATGAGGCCCGGCGCCTATAAGAAGCACAGCAATGGGGCACAGAGTCACTCCCACAGCCCTCAAGGCAGCGGGGCCGAGGGCAAGGAGCCACTGTTGGAGGACAGCAGTGTATAA